In the Advenella kashmirensis WT001 genome, one interval contains:
- a CDS encoding HAD family hydrolase — MTQDDVRGLVFDLDGTIIDSAPDIIQGMRLTFEQAGLDQLPSDYFPDDLHGTRDGIMRSIIADMGWQVPADFESLKTRFVQNYAALDHMNTSVYAGAQDVLEACREAALPMGICTNKIYESAVSATHKMGIHGLFDYISGSDSWSQAKPSPVPLLETIRMLGLKPEQCLYFGDTSVDAECARDAGVRFVLHTAGYGGSSLNDTPRDFMFQRWDELLVA, encoded by the coding sequence TTGACGCAGGACGACGTCCGCGGACTGGTGTTCGACCTGGACGGCACCATCATCGATAGCGCGCCAGACATCATTCAGGGCATGCGCCTGACGTTCGAGCAGGCCGGACTGGACCAGCTACCGTCCGACTATTTTCCTGATGATCTGCATGGCACACGTGACGGTATCATGCGAAGTATTATCGCCGACATGGGGTGGCAGGTACCCGCAGATTTTGAATCTCTAAAAACCCGCTTTGTGCAAAATTACGCGGCTTTGGATCATATGAACACCTCTGTCTATGCAGGTGCTCAGGACGTGTTGGAAGCATGTCGCGAAGCCGCTCTTCCTATGGGCATCTGTACCAACAAGATCTACGAAAGCGCGGTGTCCGCGACCCACAAAATGGGTATTCATGGATTGTTTGACTACATCAGCGGCTCCGACTCCTGGAGTCAGGCGAAGCCATCTCCCGTCCCCCTACTGGAAACAATCCGTATGTTAGGCCTAAAGCCTGAGCAATGCCTGTATTTTGGCGACACCTCGGTCGATGCAGAATGCGCACGCGATGCCGGCGTACGCTTTGTACTTCACACTGCAGGATATGGTGGCTCGTCGCTCAATGACACACCGAGGGATTTTATGTTTCAGCGGTGGGATGAGCTATTGGTTGCCTAA